In the genome of Eriocheir sinensis breed Jianghai 21 chromosome 56, ASM2467909v1, whole genome shotgun sequence, one region contains:
- the LOC126984168 gene encoding protein-L-histidine N-pros-methyltransferase-like, with translation MFVWSEAQARLLLGAPPALTSGSEADTPVQEGEQFCHQGFVGVPSREENTEAAEGSDERELWVGERLLDLGAGDGHVTQVLGGGAAHVDVTETSGVMRRRLREKGYRVLDAWKWAQEAGDTKYDVVTCLNLLDRCDTPRTLLSQIHAKLVPGGTLVVALVLPFNPYVETGTADNLPSEELGLTGSTLEEQVNSLASEVFPSLGYTLSRWTRLPYLCEGDLDQAFYWLSDVVLVFRKAAAQGEGDEDEYFHDALDTVKAEL, from the exons ATGTTCGTGTGGTCCGAGGCTCAGGCACGCCTGTTGCTGGGAGCCCCGCCAGCCCTGACCAGCGGCTCCGAGGCCGACACACCTGTCCAGGAAGGAGAACAATTCTGCCACCAGGGATTCGTGGGCGTTCCTTCGCGCGAAGAGAACACTGAAGCCGCCGAGGGTTCCGATGAGAGAGAGTTGTGGGTTGGAGAGCGACTGCTGGACCTCGGGGCCGGGGACGGGCACGTCACCCAGGTGCTGGGTGGCGGCGCCGCCCACGTGGACGTCACGGAGACCTCAGGCGTCATGCGTCGGCGACTGCGGGAGAAAGGCTACAg GGTACTGGACGCCTGGAAGTGGGCACAGGAGGCCGGGGACACAAAGTACGACGTGGTGACCTGCCTCAACCTGCTGGACCGCTGCGACACGCCCCGGACGCTGCTCAGCCAAATCCACGCCAAGCTGGTCCCCGGCGGCACGCTGGTGGTGGCCCTCGTCCTGCCCTTTAACCCCTACGTCGAGACAG GCACGGCAGACAACCTTCCCTCCGAGGAGTTAGGTCTCACGGGCTCGACGCTGGAGGAGCAGGTCAACAGTCTGGCCTCGGAGGTGTTCCCCAGCCTGGGCTACACACTCTCCCGCTGGACGCGCCTGCCCTACCTGTGTGAAGGAGACTTGGACCAGGCCTTCTACTGGCTCTCTGACGTGGTGCTGGTCTTCAGGAAAGCTGCGGCccagggagagggagacgaggacgAGTATTTCCATGATGCTCTGGATACAGTTAAGGCTGAACTCTGA